Proteins co-encoded in one Synechococcus elongatus PCC 6301 genomic window:
- a CDS encoding winged helix-turn-helix transcriptional regulator, with amino-acid sequence MDSESGYLESHDHSNCPAEVALRVMQGRWKLLIIRELAEGVRRFSDLQRSLVGVSQKVLTSQLRELEADGVLDRTVYPEVPPRVEYALTERGQALLPVLEGLHAWGQGLQSPS; translated from the coding sequence ATGGATTCAGAATCCGGCTATTTAGAAAGTCATGATCACAGCAATTGCCCTGCCGAAGTAGCGCTGCGGGTGATGCAAGGTCGCTGGAAGTTGCTGATTATTCGGGAGCTAGCGGAGGGGGTGCGTCGCTTTTCTGATCTGCAGCGATCGCTCGTTGGGGTTAGCCAAAAAGTCTTGACTAGCCAGCTCCGTGAACTTGAAGCGGATGGAGTGCTGGATCGCACGGTCTATCCAGAAGTACCACCCCGCGTTGAATACGCCTTGACCGAGCGTGGACAAGCCCTGCTGCCAGTGTTGGAGGGGCTGCATGCCTGGGGGCAAGGCTTACAATCCCCGTCTTAG
- a CDS encoding DNA gyrase/topoisomerase IV subunit A has protein sequence MTDSIQFNGADRILPTALHQEMQRSYLEYAMSVIVGRALPDARDGLKPVQRRILYAMHELGLTPDRPFRKSARVVGDVLGKYHPHGDQAVYDALVRLVQDFSSRYPLLAGHGNFGSIDNDPPAAMRYTETRLAPVSHVALLEEIGEETVDFVANFDNSQQEPSVLPAQLPFLLLNGCSGIAVGMATNIPPHNLGEIVDALIALIDRPQLSDRDLLRYVPGPDFPTGGEVIGSQGILDAYLEGRGSIPVRGIARIEEIQPGKGRHRRPVIIVTELPYQVSKAGWIEKVADLVNDGKLQGIADIRDESDREGMRVVIELRRDAQADKVLEQLYKRTALQSNFGAILLAIVEGQPQQLSLKQLLEQFLSFREGTLRRRYGHELEQTERRLMILEGLLRSLSDLDGLIEILRQSPDGGTARARLQVHFDLNERQADAVLSMPMRRITSLEQEQLQQEAANLREQQARLQTLLGDRPTLLKALKKDLRDLKRRFGSPHRTRLPEIPPEAIAAPRQVTAPVAPISAPTPATAGPIQGELIFNSATDSAVPDSAPVIAPRFAFQESTWLCLSDREQLQAASATELEPWLKAKSGAQERTDFPKVLQWADPRQDLLVITAEGRAYRRSLREVHPGPIANLLPTGRQSTAIAATLLLPLASEERSLLPLSSQGRVKRLALTELAEISNRGLQLLKLAEEEIIQAACLCAPQQEVLLGSSGGRLLRLSLSELPLASRISRGQPRLLRLREGEQPLGCLSLPSGQDLLLVSTLGLVKRLPLGLLRLCRAGDLGNNAFRFTDKRDRLIALLPAPSQGLAIFASDQRLWQRSISTIAVTGTDAEGQTLFNLRSTETLQSATTLEGDRVTTV, from the coding sequence ATGACCGACTCGATCCAGTTCAACGGCGCTGATCGCATTCTGCCGACAGCACTCCACCAAGAAATGCAGCGCTCCTATCTGGAGTACGCCATGAGTGTGATCGTGGGTCGGGCCTTGCCCGATGCTCGCGATGGCCTCAAGCCAGTACAGCGGCGCATTCTTTATGCCATGCATGAACTGGGTTTGACCCCCGATCGCCCCTTCCGCAAAAGTGCGCGGGTGGTGGGTGACGTGCTGGGTAAGTATCATCCCCACGGCGATCAGGCAGTTTACGACGCGCTTGTGCGCTTGGTACAGGACTTTAGCAGTCGCTATCCCTTGCTGGCGGGGCATGGCAACTTTGGCTCGATCGATAACGATCCGCCCGCCGCGATGCGCTACACCGAGACGCGCTTAGCGCCGGTGAGTCATGTGGCACTGCTGGAAGAAATCGGCGAAGAAACCGTTGATTTTGTTGCCAACTTCGACAACTCCCAACAGGAGCCTTCAGTTCTCCCGGCTCAGCTTCCGTTCCTGCTGCTGAATGGTTGCTCGGGCATTGCTGTTGGCATGGCAACCAACATTCCGCCCCATAATTTGGGCGAAATTGTCGATGCGTTGATTGCCCTGATCGATCGCCCCCAACTGAGCGATCGCGACTTGCTGCGCTATGTCCCCGGCCCCGACTTTCCCACTGGCGGGGAAGTGATTGGCAGCCAAGGGATTCTCGATGCCTATCTCGAAGGTCGCGGCAGTATTCCGGTGCGCGGCATCGCTCGTATCGAAGAAATTCAACCGGGGAAAGGCCGCCACCGTCGGCCGGTGATCATCGTCACGGAACTGCCCTACCAAGTCAGCAAAGCGGGCTGGATTGAAAAAGTTGCCGATTTAGTCAATGACGGCAAGCTGCAGGGCATCGCTGATATTCGCGATGAAAGCGATCGCGAAGGAATGCGGGTGGTAATTGAATTGCGCCGCGATGCCCAAGCGGACAAGGTGCTGGAGCAGCTCTACAAACGCACGGCCCTGCAGAGCAACTTCGGCGCTATTTTGCTGGCGATCGTCGAAGGTCAACCCCAGCAACTCAGCCTCAAGCAACTGCTGGAACAGTTCCTCAGCTTTCGGGAAGGAACGCTGCGCCGCCGCTATGGGCATGAGCTCGAGCAGACCGAACGCCGCTTGATGATTTTGGAAGGCTTGCTGCGTAGCCTTAGTGACTTGGATGGTCTGATCGAAATTCTGCGCCAATCACCGGATGGAGGCACGGCTCGGGCGCGCCTACAGGTTCACTTCGATTTGAATGAACGCCAAGCCGATGCCGTCCTCTCGATGCCGATGCGACGAATCACCAGCCTAGAGCAGGAGCAACTGCAGCAGGAGGCGGCTAACCTGCGGGAGCAACAAGCCCGCCTGCAAACCCTGTTAGGCGATCGCCCTACCCTGCTCAAAGCGCTGAAGAAAGATCTGCGTGACCTGAAACGGCGCTTTGGTAGTCCGCACCGCACCCGCTTACCGGAAATCCCACCGGAAGCGATCGCTGCTCCTAGACAAGTCACTGCACCAGTTGCTCCTATCAGTGCTCCGACACCCGCAACGGCCGGCCCAATTCAAGGCGAGCTGATCTTCAACTCGGCAACCGACTCGGCAGTCCCAGATTCTGCCCCAGTCATTGCACCGCGCTTTGCTTTCCAAGAATCGACTTGGCTTTGCCTCAGCGATCGCGAGCAACTGCAGGCTGCCAGTGCTACTGAACTGGAACCGTGGCTGAAGGCTAAGTCCGGCGCTCAAGAGCGAACGGATTTTCCAAAAGTTCTGCAGTGGGCGGATCCCAGACAAGATCTCCTGGTGATCACTGCCGAGGGCCGCGCCTACCGGCGATCGCTGCGTGAAGTGCATCCGGGTCCGATCGCCAATCTCTTGCCCACCGGTCGCCAGTCCACTGCGATCGCCGCCACCCTACTCTTGCCCCTTGCGAGTGAAGAGCGATCGCTGCTGCCGCTCAGCAGTCAAGGGCGTGTCAAACGGCTAGCTTTGACTGAGCTGGCGGAAATTTCTAATCGAGGACTGCAACTGCTGAAGTTGGCGGAGGAAGAAATCATCCAAGCTGCCTGCCTCTGTGCGCCCCAACAAGAAGTTTTGCTCGGCAGTAGTGGTGGTCGTTTGCTGCGCTTGTCGCTGTCGGAACTGCCGCTGGCGAGTCGCATATCCCGAGGTCAACCACGACTCCTGCGCCTACGGGAGGGCGAGCAACCACTAGGCTGCTTGAGTCTGCCCTCGGGCCAAGACCTCCTGCTTGTCTCGACACTCGGTTTAGTCAAGCGGCTGCCGCTCGGACTCTTGCGCCTCTGTCGCGCCGGTGATTTAGGCAACAACGCCTTCCGATTCACCGATAAACGCGATCGCTTGATTGCCCTCCTACCGGCTCCCAGCCAAGGACTCGCCATTTTTGCCAGCGATCAACGCCTCTGGCAGCGATCGATCAGCACGATCGCAGTCACGGGTACGGATGCCGAAGGTCAAACCTTATTCAACCTGCGGTCGACTGAAACTCTACAGTCTGCAACCACACTGGAGGGCGATCGGGTCACAACCGTTTAG
- a CDS encoding YeeE/YedE thiosulfate transporter family protein codes for MEPASCLGAWSFASQLGWGSALLLQLWLLLILAVALWRWAPLPMVKSRRLWLAATATALLYTGTLVVDGQPWRVTWGLALTTAQVAQNLGWDPQSSVFWGRQLGRLSSSLLADPSVITDLGLILGALTAAAYEGRWRWQGSLQPHAVGLSIAGGLSMGFGAFLAAGCNISAYLAGIASTSLHGWVWLVAALLGSWVGIHLRSRWQPSSPPASTNLS; via the coding sequence GTGGAGCCAGCTTCCTGCTTGGGAGCCTGGTCTTTTGCCAGCCAATTGGGTTGGGGCAGTGCCCTCCTCCTGCAACTGTGGCTGCTCTTAATTCTGGCCGTGGCTCTCTGGCGCTGGGCACCCCTGCCGATGGTCAAATCTCGGCGGCTCTGGCTGGCGGCGACAGCGACCGCCCTGCTTTATACCGGCACCCTCGTGGTTGACGGCCAACCTTGGCGAGTGACCTGGGGCTTGGCTCTGACGACTGCGCAAGTTGCCCAAAACTTGGGCTGGGATCCCCAGAGCAGCGTCTTTTGGGGGCGCCAACTGGGACGCCTCAGCAGCAGCTTACTGGCAGACCCCAGTGTGATCACCGATCTAGGTCTGATTTTGGGTGCTTTGACGGCTGCCGCCTATGAAGGCCGCTGGCGCTGGCAAGGTAGCCTCCAACCCCATGCAGTTGGGCTCTCGATCGCAGGCGGATTGAGTATGGGCTTTGGAGCATTTCTGGCGGCCGGCTGTAATATCAGCGCCTATTTGGCCGGTATTGCCTCCACCAGTTTGCATGGCTGGGTCTGGCTGGTTGCGGCACTCCTAGGGTCTTGGGTCGGCATTCACTTGCGATCGCGCTGGCAACCGAGTTCGCCACCTGCTTCAACCAATCTGAGCTAG
- a CDS encoding pirin family protein: MVSTADARSTLTTPLFRPAADRFHSQIEWLDSWHSFSFGSHYDPAWMGFGPLRVINDDTIAAGRGFGMHPHRDMEIVTVMVDGELTHQDSLGNREVLRAGEVQRMSAGTGVVHSEVNASDRACRLLQIWIEPVRLGIPPAYEQKPFALATGWTPLLSPTPDQESMAIDRPIRLWRAQPAPGTTLEIPIAAETLGWIQLIDGAVTVESEAGTSQTLVRGDGLGFSQGQVQRLTSSQAGTDLLLFELV; this comes from the coding sequence ATGGTTTCGACTGCTGATGCCCGCTCGACTTTAACAACCCCGCTGTTTCGACCGGCAGCGGATCGCTTCCATAGCCAAATCGAGTGGCTGGATAGTTGGCACAGTTTTAGTTTTGGGAGTCACTACGACCCTGCTTGGATGGGCTTTGGGCCGTTGCGCGTGATCAATGACGACACGATCGCGGCAGGACGTGGTTTTGGCATGCACCCGCACCGCGACATGGAAATTGTCACAGTCATGGTTGACGGTGAGCTGACCCACCAAGATTCGCTGGGGAACCGCGAGGTGCTGCGGGCCGGAGAAGTGCAGCGGATGAGTGCTGGCACCGGTGTCGTTCATAGCGAAGTCAACGCGAGCGATCGCGCTTGCCGGCTCCTGCAAATCTGGATTGAACCTGTTCGTTTGGGGATTCCCCCTGCTTATGAGCAGAAGCCCTTTGCGCTCGCGACGGGCTGGACGCCGTTGCTCAGTCCCACACCCGATCAAGAGAGTATGGCGATCGATCGCCCCATCCGACTTTGGCGGGCGCAACCTGCTCCGGGCACGACCTTAGAAATCCCGATCGCGGCGGAAACCCTCGGCTGGATCCAGCTGATTGATGGAGCTGTCACGGTCGAGTCTGAGGCTGGCACTTCCCAGACTCTGGTGCGTGGGGATGGCCTCGGTTTCAGCCAAGGCCAAGTCCAGCGGCTAACTAGCAGCCAAGCAGGGACTGATCTCCTGTTGTTTGAGCTGGTTTAG
- a CDS encoding CsgG/HfaB family protein has translation MLKPQHFLVLNLSLLTGLIQTPAIATSAEQSLVIKAKQPLLLAQNQAKRRIAVLDFDFSNVSSPSVLSAFPNVSKGVSDILVNRLVKDGTYTLIERSRIDAVLNEQNLGASGRTDPSTAAQIGKILGVDAVIIGSVTRLDLQTRQSGGSFLFGIGGNSTDVDAYAQINIRMVSTSTAEILAVAEGTGNISHSDSRVTVLGIGGGSQTFNPEKLVFIATEQAIDQVAKEVINASEKLQAIAPVSPSINAVVAAVVGRQVILNKGTSAGIRVGSRIVIERVTQVIKDPTTGQVIRRLSQPIGQIRITEVDSTSSVGEIVSGSQFKVGDIAKFAN, from the coding sequence ATGCTCAAACCCCAGCACTTTCTAGTTTTGAATCTCAGCCTTTTGACAGGTCTCATTCAGACTCCAGCGATCGCTACTAGTGCTGAACAGTCTTTGGTGATCAAGGCCAAGCAACCACTGCTGTTAGCTCAAAACCAAGCTAAGCGGCGCATTGCTGTATTGGACTTTGACTTCAGCAATGTCAGTTCTCCCTCTGTCCTTTCCGCTTTTCCTAACGTCTCTAAAGGTGTCAGCGATATTCTGGTCAATCGACTCGTAAAAGATGGCACCTACACATTGATTGAACGGAGTCGCATTGACGCCGTACTCAATGAACAAAATCTAGGGGCTTCAGGACGGACTGATCCCTCCACTGCCGCTCAAATTGGCAAGATTTTAGGCGTCGATGCCGTCATTATCGGCTCTGTCACACGCCTCGATCTGCAAACTCGGCAATCTGGCGGTTCCTTCCTGTTTGGTATTGGCGGTAACTCCACCGATGTCGATGCCTACGCCCAAATCAATATTCGAATGGTAAGCACCTCCACAGCCGAAATTTTGGCTGTGGCAGAGGGAACGGGCAATATTAGCCATTCTGATTCGCGGGTTACTGTTTTGGGAATTGGGGGTGGTTCTCAAACCTTTAACCCAGAAAAATTAGTCTTTATCGCCACAGAGCAAGCCATTGACCAAGTTGCCAAAGAGGTGATCAATGCCTCTGAAAAGCTACAAGCGATCGCCCCAGTCTCTCCTTCGATTAATGCTGTCGTTGCAGCGGTTGTCGGACGTCAAGTCATTTTAAACAAAGGAACCTCTGCGGGTATCCGAGTGGGTTCTCGAATTGTGATTGAGCGCGTCACTCAAGTTATTAAAGATCCAACAACGGGGCAAGTGATTCGCCGTCTCAGCCAACCCATTGGTCAGATCAGAATTACAGAAGTCGATAGCACTTCTAGTGTTGGTGAAATTGTCTCTGGCTCTCAGTTCAAAGTGGGAGATATTGCAAAGTTCGCCAATTAA
- a CDS encoding YeeE/YedE thiosulfate transporter family protein codes for MASSDVPSFAPDQALPQWRLFWGSSAAVIAIAIAASLHGGRQTMLLLLGAAIGAVLYHGRFGFSSGFRKLLQRQDGNPALAQLWLLALTSIAFAGVFSLAELRGWELRPAIAPVGWASLGGAFLFGIGMQLSRACGCGTLAAVGGGSYNLLITLIAFGIGAFGATLTRPLWSQLPAWEPGLLPANWVGAVPSSCNCGCS; via the coding sequence ATGGCCAGTAGTGACGTTCCCTCCTTTGCTCCCGATCAGGCACTCCCACAGTGGCGACTGTTCTGGGGCAGCAGCGCTGCCGTCATTGCGATCGCGATCGCAGCGAGTTTACATGGTGGGCGGCAGACGATGTTGTTATTGCTGGGTGCAGCGATCGGGGCCGTTCTGTATCACGGGCGCTTTGGGTTTAGCAGCGGGTTTCGCAAACTGCTACAGCGTCAGGATGGCAATCCTGCCTTGGCGCAGTTGTGGTTGTTGGCGCTAACCTCGATCGCTTTTGCTGGCGTTTTTAGCCTGGCGGAACTCAGGGGTTGGGAGCTACGACCCGCGATCGCGCCGGTGGGCTGGGCTAGTCTGGGCGGAGCTTTCCTATTTGGCATTGGCATGCAGCTCAGCCGCGCCTGTGGTTGCGGTACTTTGGCAGCCGTTGGCGGCGGTTCTTACAACCTATTGATCACCCTGATTGCCTTTGGCATCGGGGCGTTTGGGGCGACCTTGACACGGCCGCTGTGGAGCCAGCTTCCTGCTTGGGAGCCTGGTCTTTTGCCAGCCAATTGGGTTGGGGCAGTGCCCTCCTCCTGCAACTGTGGCTGCTCTTAA
- a CDS encoding restriction endonuclease, giving the protein MPLPDYQALMLPLLRLLADQQVHRTRDAIEALAGSFQLTPAERQHLLPSGKQFTFDNRVGWARTYLKKAGLIDSPQRGFLQITTIGQEVLQQNPPKIDVSFLEQFDSFREFRGLSDTNTVTPAIMNLTQTPNTPEEDLDAVYHQLRSALRSDLLQTIKSCSPAFFECLVVELLVAMGYGGSRLEAGQAIGRNNDEGIDGIIKEDRLGLDIIYIQAKRWESVVGRPEVQKFAGALQGQQARKGIFITTSTFSKEAADYVRKIESKIILIDGQTLAEYMIDNNVGVVVEATYELKRIDRDYFTED; this is encoded by the coding sequence ATGCCCCTACCGGATTATCAAGCCCTAATGCTGCCGCTCTTGCGATTACTAGCAGATCAGCAAGTCCATCGAACTCGCGACGCTATTGAAGCCCTAGCAGGGTCTTTCCAATTAACACCTGCTGAAAGACAGCACTTGTTACCCAGCGGCAAACAATTTACATTTGACAATCGAGTTGGTTGGGCACGCACCTACCTCAAGAAAGCAGGATTAATTGACAGCCCTCAACGAGGATTTTTGCAGATTACGACTATAGGGCAGGAAGTACTCCAACAAAATCCTCCGAAGATCGACGTTAGCTTTCTTGAGCAGTTCGATAGCTTTCGAGAATTTCGAGGGCTATCTGATACGAATACGGTTACTCCCGCGATCATGAATCTGACTCAAACTCCGAATACCCCTGAAGAAGATTTAGATGCGGTCTATCATCAGCTGCGGTCTGCTCTCCGGTCTGATTTGCTGCAAACGATCAAGAGCTGTTCGCCCGCCTTTTTTGAGTGCCTAGTTGTTGAACTGTTGGTGGCAATGGGCTATGGCGGCTCGCGTCTTGAGGCGGGTCAAGCGATCGGCCGAAATAACGATGAAGGGATCGACGGCATTATCAAAGAGGATCGCTTGGGTTTAGACATTATCTATATCCAGGCGAAGCGTTGGGAATCAGTTGTTGGTCGCCCCGAAGTTCAAAAATTTGCAGGAGCACTGCAAGGACAACAAGCCCGTAAAGGCATCTTCATCACGACTTCGACCTTCTCCAAGGAAGCTGCCGATTATGTTCGTAAGATTGAGTCAAAAATTATTTTGATTGATGGCCAAACGTTAGCCGAATACATGATTGATAACAATGTTGGTGTGGTGGTTGAAGCAACCTATGAGTTGAAGCGGATCGATCGCGATTACTTTACTGAAGACTGA
- a CDS encoding sulfurtransferase yields MSVRSLRWPRQKAFLAVISLVVAVLLAVPGWLTPATAASQATVQFVAPTWAAERLNNKQLKILDVRTNPLAYIEGHLPGAVNIADAAYRGPNGFLPVQIWDPEKLASLFGRAGVSNNDTVLVYSDGNDVLGATLVAYLLERSGVQNIAVLDGGYKGYKDAGLPVTKEYPRYQAARFAPKDNRAFRVDIKQVEQLTGKSTFVDPRPPALFSGEQQVFIRNGHIPGARNIPWPTFTEANNANESLKNPHKLKPLSELKAILEAKGVTPDKDVIVTCSTGREASLQYLVLKHLLKYPKVRIYEGSWTEYSASNLPVETGPDRV; encoded by the coding sequence ATGTCCGTGCGATCGCTCCGCTGGCCGCGCCAAAAGGCGTTCCTAGCGGTGATTTCTCTTGTTGTTGCCGTCCTTTTGGCTGTCCCGGGCTGGCTGACACCAGCGACCGCTGCCTCCCAGGCAACCGTGCAATTTGTGGCGCCGACTTGGGCTGCAGAACGGCTGAATAATAAACAGCTAAAAATTCTTGATGTCCGCACCAACCCCCTGGCCTACATCGAGGGCCACCTCCCCGGGGCAGTCAATATTGCCGATGCCGCCTATCGGGGACCGAATGGCTTCTTGCCGGTGCAGATTTGGGATCCCGAAAAACTGGCGTCGCTCTTTGGTCGAGCTGGGGTCAGCAACAACGACACTGTTTTGGTTTACTCCGACGGCAATGATGTCCTCGGTGCAACCTTGGTGGCCTATCTGCTCGAGCGATCGGGGGTGCAGAACATCGCTGTGCTCGATGGGGGCTACAAGGGCTACAAGGATGCAGGTCTACCGGTGACCAAAGAGTATCCGCGTTACCAAGCAGCGCGGTTTGCGCCCAAGGACAATCGTGCATTTCGGGTTGATATCAAGCAGGTTGAACAGTTGACGGGTAAATCCACGTTTGTTGACCCGCGCCCGCCGGCGCTGTTTAGCGGGGAGCAACAGGTATTTATTCGCAACGGCCACATTCCGGGGGCCCGCAACATTCCTTGGCCGACCTTCACCGAAGCGAACAACGCCAATGAGAGTCTGAAAAATCCGCACAAACTGAAGCCCCTCTCAGAGCTGAAAGCAATTCTGGAAGCCAAAGGGGTGACACCGGATAAAGATGTGATCGTTACCTGCAGCACGGGTCGCGAGGCTAGCTTGCAGTACCTCGTGCTCAAGCACCTGCTCAAGTATCCGAAGGTGCGGATCTACGAAGGGTCTTGGACCGAATACAGCGCTAGCAATCTGCCGGTTGAAACTGGTCCCGATCGCGTTTAA
- a CDS encoding CDGSH iron-sulfur domain-containing protein, translating into MLSPHSIHLEAGTHALCACGLSKSGNFCDGSHQGSGKVPQILKLEQPKTVYLCNCSASGNQPFCDGSHTRSVSPVATTRKPWWKFWG; encoded by the coding sequence ATGCTTAGTCCTCATTCTATCCACTTAGAAGCAGGCACCCATGCTCTCTGTGCCTGTGGTCTGAGCAAATCCGGTAATTTCTGTGATGGCTCGCACCAAGGCTCTGGTAAAGTTCCCCAGATTCTCAAGCTGGAACAGCCTAAAACTGTCTACCTCTGTAACTGTAGTGCCAGTGGCAACCAGCCCTTTTGCGACGGCAGCCATACTCGCAGCGTGAGTCCAGTGGCGACCACTCGCAAGCCTTGGTGGAAGTTCTGGGGCTAG
- a CDS encoding MATE family efflux transporter — translation MNLRTIRAELQQFLQLAIPLAAAQVAQAAVGFVDTVMMGRLGPEPLAAGGLASALFQFILATASGVVMAVSPLVAEAQGAGKDYKIAAIARQGLWLSVLLGLPVMLIISQLARLMPVLGQSATTIALARDYWMAVLWGIIPGLGFAMLRGYVAALEQARIILPLVLFGTLVNGLGNYLLGYGQLGFPRLELTGLGLSSALGLWVMFLGLLAYTAWQPKLRRYPFWQDWRRLQPSICRQILQLGWAIAVTVAVEFGLFTIITILMGAIGVEALAAHQTVSQTIILIFMVPLGCSFAVTVRVGWWLGRQDGLGARRAGLVGVGAIALWMLLLAIPLALFPRAIVGIYVDLNNPVNAGLLNLALPMLRVASLALVLDGVQRVAMGALHGLQDTRIPLLLSLLAFWMVGVGSSAMLGFQLGWGSTGLWIGQSLGVAIAGGLFLQRFLKLTQNRTFKQRLQPQPLATHP, via the coding sequence GTGAATTTGCGAACCATTCGGGCTGAGCTGCAACAGTTCCTGCAGCTAGCGATTCCCTTGGCGGCTGCCCAAGTTGCTCAGGCGGCAGTGGGCTTTGTCGATACGGTGATGATGGGGCGACTCGGCCCGGAGCCCTTGGCGGCTGGGGGCTTAGCTTCAGCCCTTTTCCAGTTCATTTTGGCCACGGCTAGCGGGGTCGTGATGGCAGTCAGCCCGCTGGTAGCGGAGGCCCAGGGAGCGGGTAAAGACTACAAAATTGCGGCGATCGCGCGACAAGGTCTGTGGCTGTCGGTGCTGCTGGGGCTGCCGGTGATGCTGATCATCAGCCAGCTTGCCCGCCTGATGCCAGTGCTGGGGCAGTCGGCAACCACGATCGCCCTGGCCCGAGACTACTGGATGGCAGTGCTCTGGGGCATCATTCCCGGCCTTGGGTTTGCCATGCTGCGGGGCTACGTTGCAGCCCTTGAGCAGGCTCGGATTATCCTGCCGTTGGTGTTGTTTGGCACGCTAGTCAACGGACTGGGTAACTATTTGCTGGGCTACGGACAGCTAGGGTTTCCACGGCTGGAACTAACGGGCTTGGGCCTCTCAAGTGCCCTGGGGCTCTGGGTGATGTTTTTGGGCCTGCTCGCCTATACCGCCTGGCAGCCGAAGCTGCGCCGCTATCCCTTTTGGCAGGACTGGCGACGGCTGCAGCCGTCGATCTGCCGTCAGATTTTGCAATTGGGCTGGGCGATCGCGGTCACGGTGGCCGTGGAATTTGGCCTGTTTACAATCATCACAATTTTGATGGGAGCGATCGGCGTCGAGGCTTTGGCCGCCCATCAGACAGTTTCCCAAACAATCATCTTGATTTTCATGGTGCCCTTGGGCTGTTCCTTCGCCGTAACTGTGCGCGTTGGCTGGTGGTTGGGTCGCCAGGATGGCCTTGGAGCTCGACGTGCCGGTCTGGTGGGAGTAGGGGCGATCGCCCTGTGGATGCTGTTACTGGCGATCCCTCTGGCTCTATTCCCCCGCGCGATCGTCGGTATCTACGTGGATCTCAACAATCCTGTCAATGCCGGACTATTGAACTTGGCTTTACCCATGCTGCGCGTTGCCTCCCTGGCGCTGGTGCTCGATGGTGTGCAGCGTGTCGCGATGGGAGCGCTACATGGCCTGCAAGATACTCGCATTCCGCTGCTGCTTAGTCTGCTGGCTTTTTGGATGGTTGGGGTCGGCAGTAGCGCGATGCTAGGGTTTCAATTGGGTTGGGGCAGCACCGGTCTCTGGATTGGTCAATCTTTGGGCGTGGCGATCGCAGGGGGACTGTTCCTGCAGCGCTTTTTGAAATTGACCCAAAATCGAACATTCAAGCAACGCCTGCAGCCTCAGCCGCTAGCTACTCATCCCTAA
- a CDS encoding response regulator produces MATLLLVEDDPTNARVLSRILEKRGGYTVQHCEDVATILSVCASGAIALVLLDISLAHSTYQGRQLNGIEISQLLRQNPKTASIPIVLLTAHAMIGDRDQFLQASQADAYIVKPVIDYDAFLQLIQQLQAVPR; encoded by the coding sequence ATGGCGACCTTACTCTTGGTCGAGGACGACCCTACCAATGCTCGGGTCCTTTCCCGAATCTTGGAAAAACGGGGTGGCTACACCGTCCAGCACTGTGAAGATGTCGCCACTATCCTGTCCGTTTGTGCCAGCGGCGCGATCGCCCTTGTCTTACTCGACATCTCCCTCGCCCACAGCACTTATCAAGGTCGGCAACTGAATGGCATCGAAATTTCCCAATTGTTGCGTCAAAATCCCAAGACCGCGTCGATCCCGATCGTGTTGTTGACAGCCCACGCCATGATTGGCGATCGCGATCAGTTTCTACAGGCTAGCCAAGCCGATGCTTACATCGTCAAACCAGTGATTGACTACGACGCTTTTCTGCAGCTGATTCAGCAATTACAGGCGGTGCCCCGTTAG